Genomic window (Subtercola endophyticus):
GCAGACGTCGAGCACCACGGTGAAGTCCGCCGTGCGCTCGAGGGTCTCCGCGAAGTCGCCGGCGAGCAACTGGGTGCGGCTGTACAGGTGCGGCTGGTGAACCGCGATGATGCGCCCGCTACCGACCACGGTTCGTGCCGCGGTGAGTGCGGCATCCACTTCGGTCGGGTGGTGGGCGTAGTCGTCGTACACACTCACGCCGCCGATGGTGTCGTGCAGCTCGAAGCGGCGCCCGGTGCCGTCGAACGCGCCGAGGGCGGCGACGGATGCCGCGGGGTCGAACCCCGAGCCCACCAGAACCGCGAAGGCGCCGGCCGCGTTGATGGCGTTGTGGATGCCCGGCACCCGCAGTCGCCCCGAATAGCTCTGACCGCGGTAGTCGAGCCGGAACGACACGGGCCCGTCGGCCACGATCTCGCTCACCCGAACATCGGCGTGGGCGGACACACCGAACGTCAGCACCCGAGAAGCGGAGAGCCGCGACGAAACCCGCACCGCCCCCGCGTCGTCTGACGAGATGACGACCAGCTCAGAAGCCTCGTCGGCGAACGAAACGAAGGCGTCTTCGACGGCCTCTTTCGAGCCGTAATGGTCGAGGTGGTCGGGATCGACGTTCGTGATGAGCGCGATGGCCGTGTCGTAGAGCAGAAACGAGCCGTCGGATTCGTCAGCCTCGAGCACGAACAACTCGCCCTCACCCCAGGCCGAGCTGGTGCCGAGCGACGAAATGACGCCCCCGTTGACGAAGCTCGGGTCGGCACCGAGCTCGAGCAGCGCGGTGACGATCATGCCGGTCGAGGTGGTCTTGCCGTGCGCGCCGGCCACCGAGACCAACCGGCGGCGGTTCACCAGCCAGGCGAGCGCCTGCGAGCGGTGCAGAACGGGCAGGCCCTTCTGCTGAGCCAGAACGAGCTCGGGGTTGTCGGGCCACAGCGCGCTCGTGACCACGAGAGTGTCGGCGTCGCCGACGTTCGCGGCGTCGTGGCCGACGTATACGGTTGCGCCCAGGTCGCGCAGCTTCTGCGCGGTCTTCGAGTCGGTGCGGTCGGAGCCGGATACGGTGAGGCCGGCCTTCAGAAACAGCCGCGCGATGCCGCTCATGCCGGCACCGCCGATTCCGACGAAGTGCACGGCACCGAGGTTCTCGGGTATCTCGAGGGAGAGGTCAGGTTTGATCACAATGCCTCCAACGTTACGCTCACGCCAGCGCTTCCCGGGTCACGACAGGGCTTCCATGATGAGGTCGACGGTGCGTGCCGAGCCGTCGCGAACGCCCGCAGAGGCGGCCGCCACGGCCATCCGCTCGACGCGCGACCGGTCGGAGATGAGCGGAATCAGGGTCGACGCTACCCACGCCGGAGTGAATTCCGCATCCGCGACGAGTACCGCCCCGCCCGCAGCCACGATGTCCTGCGCGTTGAAACGCTGCTCTCCATTGCCCACCGCGTACGGCACCAACGCCGATGGGATGCCCAGCGCCGCCAGCTCGGAGACCGTCGCCGCACCGGCTCGCGACACCGCGAAGTCGGCCACGGCCAGGGCGAGCTCCATTCGATCGCAGTACCGCAGCATCCGGTACCCGGGGATGCCCGGGTCGACGAGACTCGAACGCTCCCCCACGATGTGCAGCACCTGGTACCCGGCGGCGATGATCGCCGGGGCCGCTTCGAACACCGTGCCGTTGATGCGCTCGGCGCCGAGCGAACCGCCCGTCACGAGCAGCGTCGGGAGGTCGGGCGAAAGGTCGAAGAAGGGCAGCGCCTCGGCGCGTGCCGCCGGTACATCGAGCTTCTCGATCTCGCGGCGCAGGGGCATTCCGGCGAAAAACGCGTGCGGCAGCGGGGTGCCGCGAAAGGCGACGGCCACGAAGGGAGTGAAGCGCGCCCCGAGCTTGTTGGCCATGCCCGGCTTGGCGTTGGCCTCATGGATGACCAGCGGCACCCGCGCGCGCCGAGCGGCCAGGTACGCCGGCGCGGCCGCGTACCCGCCGAACCCCACCACCACATCGACCTGCCGGTCACGGATCAGCCGCGCCAGATCGGAGATCACCCGGGCAAGCCGCGGGCCGAAGCTCACCGCGGCCCGGTTCGGACGGCGTGGAAACGGCAGCTTCGGAATCGTGACCAGCTCGTACCCGCGGGCCGGCACGAGCCGCGCTTCGAGCCCCGCGGCCGTGCCGACCACGATGATCTCGGCGTCGGGCTGTCGCCGGCGCAGTTCGTCGGCGGTTGCGAGCAACGGATTGACGTGGCCCGCGGTTCCGCCGCCGGCCAAGAGATACGTGGTCATCGAGAGCGCACCCGGCCGGTCGCCGAGGCGCGCGGTGCGCGAGGCGCGCGTGGTGCACGAGGCGCCGAGGCAGCAGGCGTGCGTGCGGCTGTGGAAAGGGCATCCGTCAGCGCAGGTGCGGTCGTGCTGCTCTGGGCGCGCGCGATCGACAGCACCACCCCGATGGCGATCAGCGTGGTCAACAGCGCCGAGCCTCCCGAAGAGATCAACGGCAACGGAACGCCGAGCACCGGGATCACCCCCAGCACGACGGCGATGTTCACGAAGGCCTGGCTCATGATCCAGACCATCACCGAACCCGAGACGACCTTCGAGAACAGATCGTTACTCGCGCGCACGATGCGCAGGAAGGCGATGGCCAGCGCGACGAACAGCCCGATCACGACGAGTGCGCCGATGAGGCCGAGCTCCTCGCCGATGATCGCGAAGATGAAGTCGTTGTCGGCCGCGGGCAGCCACGACCACTTGGCTTTCGAATTACCGAGCCCCACGCCGAAGATTCCGCCCGCGGCCAGCGCGAACATGCCGTGCTGGGTCTGCCAGCACTCGCCCGTGGTGTCGGTGCACTGCGAGCCGAGAAAGCTGCCGATGCGGGCCGTGCGGCTCGCGCTCGAGAAGGCGATGGCCACGATCGCGCTGGCGCCGATGAGAAGCGGCAGCAGGATCATCCGCAGCCGCACGCCGGCGAAGAACAGCGCACCGAAAATGAGCGCCGCCATGATCATCACGGTGCCGAGGTCACCGCCGAGCATCACCAGCAGCACCGCCCCGCCCGCGACGGGCAGGATCGGGATAGCGAGATGCCCCCAGAGGTGCAGGTAACGCTGCTTCTTCGCCAGAATGACGCCGAGCCAGATGACGAGGCCCAGCTTGATGATCTCGGAGGGCTGAATGTTGAAGCCCGCCACGTACATCCAGTTCAGGTTGCCGCCGACCTCGATACCGAGCGGGGTGTAGAGCACGAGCAGTTGCAATACCACTCCGCCGGCCAGGGCGATCCAGCCCCAGCGCTTCCAGAAGGTGATCGGCAGGCGCGAGATGACGAGCATCAGCGGAATGCCGATGAGAGCGAACAACCCCTGGCGCCAGAAGATACCGAAAAAGCCTTGCTGGGCGGTGTAGGAGTCGACCGACGACGATGACAGCACCATCACCAGCCCGAAGACCACGAGAAAAAGGGTCGTGCCGAGCAGCAGGTAGTAGTTGCTCGATTCGGATTCGAACGCTTTGCCGAGCGAGATGCGGGCCGTTCGAACCCCCGAGCCGATCGGTGCCTTGTCAGTGCGTGGGGGGCGCATCGTGCTGGTCAGCTGCCCCACCTCCAAGATAATCGCGAACGGCCTGGGCGAATCGTGTACCCCTGTCGCCGTAGTCGACGAACTGGTCCATCGAGGCGGCGGCCGGTGCCAGCAATACAACATCGCCCGGTTGGGCGACCGTCGCTGCCAACCGCACCGCGGCCGACATGACCTCTTCAGTCTCGGTGTCGTCGACCTCGAACACGGGCACCCCGGGCGCGTGTCGCGCGAATGCGTTTCGCAAGTCGCTGCGGTCGACCCCGATGAGCACGGCGGCCCGAAGGCGGGATGCCCGCGAGAGCACCAGCGGATCGATATCGACGCCCTTGAGCAGGCCCCCGGCGACCCAGACCACCGACTCGTACGCCCCGAGCGAAGCATCGGCCGCGTGGGCGTTCGTCGCCTTGGAATCGTCGACCCAGCTGACCCCGCCGAACTCGGCGACGAGCTCGATACGGTGATGATCGAGCTCGAAGTGCTCCAGGGTGCGCCTGATCGAATCGATCGGCACCCCATAACTGCGGGCAAGGGCACAGGCGGCAAGGATGTTCGCCACGATGTGCGGGGCGGCGAGCCCGCGCAGCACCAGGTCGGTCACCGTGGTGATCTCGAGCGCGGCGATACGCCGTTCGTCGGTGAACGCCCGGTCGCACAGAATGCCGTCGACCACGCCGAAGTCGCTCAGCCCCGGAACACCGAGCCCGAAGCCGATGGCACGAGCCCCGTCGACCACTTCCGCGTTCTCGACCATGGTCATGGTTCGTGCGTCGCTCTTGTTGTAGACGCAAGCGACCTTCGTGTTCGTGTAGACCTTCGCTTTCGCAGCGATGTACGCGTCGAGCGAGCCGTGCCAGTCGAGGTGGTCTTCTGCGACGTTCAGGCACACCGAGGCGTACGGCGACATGCTCGAAATCGAGTGCAATTGGTAGCTCGAGAGCTCGACCACCAGCACGTCGAACCCCTGTGGGTCGCGAATGGCGTCGAGCACGGGAATGCCGATGTTGCCGCACGGCGCCGCCCGAAACCCTGCGTCGACGAGCATGGTCGCGGTGAGCTGCACCGTGGTGGTCTTGCCGTTGGTGCCCGTTACCGCGATCCATTCGGCGGGTGCACCGACCTTGTCGCGCAGCCGCCAGGCCAGTTCCACGTCGCCCCAGACCGGGATGCCGCGCTCGGCGGCCCAGACGAGCACCGGATGATCGGGGTGGAACCCGGGCGACACGACCAGCAGCTCGGGCTCGAGGCTCACGAGCTCGGCCGGCGGAGCATCCAGTGTCTCGTCGAGCACCAGCCCGGCACCGATCACCTCGACCAGCTGCACCTGCGACGGCTCGGCACGCTGAGCGACCACGAGTACTTCTGCGCCCAGCTCGACAAGTGTGTCGGCCACCGAGAATCCGGTCTTGCCGAGGCCCAGCACACCGACTCGCAGCCCCGCCCAGTCGGAGTGCCAGCTGGTGAGCTCAGAAAGCCGGTCGGTCACGTCTGCAGAATCCATTCGAGGTAAAAAGCTCCGACGCCCGCGGCCACGCAGAGACCCGCGATGATCCAGAAGCGCACGACGATCGTCACCTCGGCCCAGCCCTTGACCTCGAAGTGGTGATGAAGCGGGCTGGCGCGCCAGATGCGTTTTCCACCCGTGAGCCTGAAGTAGGTGAGCTGCACCACAACCTGGCCGGCCACGATGACGAAGATGCCGCCGATCAGAATGAGCAGCAGTTCGGTGCGGCTCAAGATGGCCAGCGCGGCCAGCGCGCCACCGATGGCCAGCGATCCGGTGTCGCCGAGAAAGATCTTCGCGGGGTTGGTGTTCCACCAGAGAAAACCGATGAGCGCGCCGGCGACCGCCGCCGCGACGATCGCCAGATCGAGTGGCTGAGCCACGTCGTAACACTTGAACGCCACAGCGGGGTCGAGTGTCAGGCTCTGGCACGACTGGTTCGACTGCCAGAACCCGATGATGACGTACGAGCCGATAGCGAGAATCGCCGAGCCGGGGGCGAGGCCATCCAGCCCGTCAGTGAGGTTCACCGCATTCGAGGTGGCCATCACGATGAGAATGATCCAGATCAAGAAGGCGACGAATCCGGCGATCAGCACCCAGCCGACGCCGCCCAAGAAGTTGAAGTTCAGGTCACGAACGACCGAGATGTGGGTCGACGCGGGCGTCAGCCCGTCTTTGTTCGGAAACTGGATGGCCAGCAGAGCGAAGACGCCGCCGAAGAGTATCTGACCGGCCAGCTTGGCCTTCGGGCCGAGCCCGAGGTTGCGCTTCTTCTGCGTCTTGATGAAGTCGTCGATGAAGCCGACAAGGCCGAGCCCCACCATGAGAAAGAGCACCAGTAGCACCGAGATCGACGGCGGGTTCTGGGTGATCAAGAGAGCCACGAAATAGCCGAACAGCACCGCGAGAATGATGACGATGCCGCCCATCGTGGGCGTGCCGCGCTTCACCTGGTGCGTGCTCGGGCCGTCGATGTTGATGTATTGGCCCCAGGCCAGCCGCTTGAACAGCCGGATGAA
Coding sequences:
- a CDS encoding UDP-N-acetylglucosamine--N-acetylmuramyl-(pentapeptide) pyrophosphoryl-undecaprenol N-acetylglucosamine transferase, whose amino-acid sequence is MTTYLLAGGGTAGHVNPLLATADELRRRQPDAEIIVVGTAAGLEARLVPARGYELVTIPKLPFPRRPNRAAVSFGPRLARVISDLARLIRDRQVDVVVGFGGYAAAPAYLAARRARVPLVIHEANAKPGMANKLGARFTPFVAVAFRGTPLPHAFFAGMPLRREIEKLDVPAARAEALPFFDLSPDLPTLLVTGGSLGAERINGTVFEAAPAIIAAGYQVLHIVGERSSLVDPGIPGYRMLRYCDRMELALAVADFAVSRAGAATVSELAALGIPSALVPYAVGNGEQRFNAQDIVAAGGAVLVADAEFTPAWVASTLIPLISDRSRVERMAVAAASAGVRDGSARTVDLIMEALS
- the ftsW gene encoding putative lipid II flippase FtsW, with protein sequence MGQLTSTMRPPRTDKAPIGSGVRTARISLGKAFESESSNYYLLLGTTLFLVVFGLVMVLSSSSVDSYTAQQGFFGIFWRQGLFALIGIPLMLVISRLPITFWKRWGWIALAGGVVLQLLVLYTPLGIEVGGNLNWMYVAGFNIQPSEIIKLGLVIWLGVILAKKQRYLHLWGHLAIPILPVAGGAVLLVMLGGDLGTVMIMAALIFGALFFAGVRLRMILLPLLIGASAIVAIAFSSASRTARIGSFLGSQCTDTTGECWQTQHGMFALAAGGIFGVGLGNSKAKWSWLPAADNDFIFAIIGEELGLIGALVVIGLFVALAIAFLRIVRASNDLFSKVVSGSVMVWIMSQAFVNIAVVLGVIPVLGVPLPLISSGGSALLTTLIAIGVVLSIARAQSSTTAPALTDALSTAARTPAASAPRAPRAPRAPRASATGRVRSR
- the murD gene encoding UDP-N-acetylmuramoyl-L-alanine--D-glutamate ligase gives rise to the protein MDSADVTDRLSELTSWHSDWAGLRVGVLGLGKTGFSVADTLVELGAEVLVVAQRAEPSQVQLVEVIGAGLVLDETLDAPPAELVSLEPELLVVSPGFHPDHPVLVWAAERGIPVWGDVELAWRLRDKVGAPAEWIAVTGTNGKTTTVQLTATMLVDAGFRAAPCGNIGIPVLDAIRDPQGFDVLVVELSSYQLHSISSMSPYASVCLNVAEDHLDWHGSLDAYIAAKAKVYTNTKVACVYNKSDARTMTMVENAEVVDGARAIGFGLGVPGLSDFGVVDGILCDRAFTDERRIAALEITTVTDLVLRGLAAPHIVANILAACALARSYGVPIDSIRRTLEHFELDHHRIELVAEFGGVSWVDDSKATNAHAADASLGAYESVVWVAGGLLKGVDIDPLVLSRASRLRAAVLIGVDRSDLRNAFARHAPGVPVFEVDDTETEEVMSAAVRLAATVAQPGDVVLLAPAAASMDQFVDYGDRGTRFAQAVRDYLGGGAADQHDAPPTH
- the mraY gene encoding phospho-N-acetylmuramoyl-pentapeptide-transferase; amino-acid sequence: MITLITAGGLSMIFSLFMTPVFIRLFKRLAWGQYINIDGPSTHQVKRGTPTMGGIVIILAVLFGYFVALLITQNPPSISVLLVLFLMVGLGLVGFIDDFIKTQKKRNLGLGPKAKLAGQILFGGVFALLAIQFPNKDGLTPASTHISVVRDLNFNFLGGVGWVLIAGFVAFLIWIILIVMATSNAVNLTDGLDGLAPGSAILAIGSYVIIGFWQSNQSCQSLTLDPAVAFKCYDVAQPLDLAIVAAAVAGALIGFLWWNTNPAKIFLGDTGSLAIGGALAALAILSRTELLLILIGGIFVIVAGQVVVQLTYFRLTGGKRIWRASPLHHHFEVKGWAEVTIVVRFWIIAGLCVAAGVGAFYLEWILQT